A window of the Tenebrio molitor chromosome 1, icTenMoli1.1, whole genome shotgun sequence genome harbors these coding sequences:
- the LOC138141269 gene encoding zinc finger protein 260-like, with protein sequence MADCEPEKLENIFEDIDRRCRTCLQMCVELNALSKYIEIGDVSLSLTELILSCASVQISDTDEFPQRICETCKDAAVKSHLFRVQCESSDKYLQTTYSKRESSTPSKPCTRKVVTDVRPEESVKDSVDEKSHIRPTSCGSLKTTDPTEEIPKLDSENDEEETIQIKIEGNDEKHSCHSCSESFSTKKNLIKHLKIQKFKCSTCEFTFHTVDEYRSHKKQHGADTDCDNVKKRTCGYCDKVFQYRTSMLKHQRKHNAPPRTCSYCSFKPTSPSVLSKHMEQVHSHLKTFTCSLCDKAFFKKANLRLHVQVHSGVKKHTCEICGMSFVLRGNLSVHRRLHTGERPYTCSSCGRGFTQQSALRSHEAGHSDRRDHVCPECGAAFSRAGALRNHRKRHSSARPFECSVCGKKFTFSSERKRHMMIHTGDKNHECEVCGRRFTRSTNLKVHKRIHTGETPHVCNVCGKGFIQAHCLRTHMNTHAADVATPLVQ encoded by the exons ATGGCTGATTGTGAAccagaaaaattggaaaatattttcgaaGATATCGACAGAAGGTGCAGGACTTGTCTTCAAATGTGTGTAGAATTAAATGCGCTGTCGAAATATATCGAAATTGGTGATGTTAGTTTGTCCTTGACcgaattaattttaagttgtGCTTCTGTGCAG atatCGGATACAGATGAGTTTCCACAACGAATATGTGAAACCTGCAAAGATGCAGCGGTCAAATCGCATTTATTTAGAGTTCAGTGTGAATCTTCagacaaatatttacaaaccACCTACAGCAAAAGAGAATCGTCAACACCTTCAAAACCCTGTACACGTAAAGTAGTCACTGACGTCAGACCGGAAGAGTCAGTTAAAGATTCAGTGGATGAAAAGAGCCACATAAGACCTACGTCCTGTGGTTCTCTTAAAACCACAGACCCCACAGAAGAAATTCCAAAACTAGATTCGGAGAACGACGAGGAGGAAACAATTCAGATCAAAATCGAAGGCAACGACGAGAAACACTCTTGCCACAGTTGCAGCGAGAGTTTCTCCACGAAAAAGAATCTAATAAAACATCtgaaaatccaaaaatttaaatgctcCACTTGCGAATTCACATTTCACACCGTCGACGAGTACAGATCCCACAAAAAGCAGCACGGTGCAGACACAGACTGCGACAACGTAAAGAAAAGAACTTGCGGGTATTGCGACAAAGTGTTTCAATACCGCACGAGCATGTTGAAGCATCAGAGAAAGCACAACGCTCCTCCACGGACTTGCAGCTATTGCAGTTTCAAACCTACCAGCCCCAGCGTACTCTCCAAACACATGGAACAGGTGCACTCGCACTTGAAGACGTTCACTTGTTCCCTCTGCGACAAGGCGTTCTTCAAAAAAGCCAACCTGCGCCTGCACGTCCAGGTCCATTCTGGGGTGAAAAAACACACTTGCGAGATTTGCGGCATGTCTTTCGTCCTCAGAGGGAACTTGTCGGTACACCGGAGACTCCACACGGGGGAGCGACCCTACACTTGCAGTTCTTGCGGCAGGGGTTTCACCCAACAGTCGGCGCTGCGATCGCACGAGGCTGGACACTCCGATCGCCGCGACCACGTCTGTCCGGAATGCGGGGCCGCGTTTAGCAGAGCTGGGGCTTTGAGGAATCACCGGAAGAGACACTCTTCGGCGAGGCCGTTCGAGTGCTCGGTTTGTGGCAAGAAGTTTACGTTCAGTTCTGAGCGAAAAAGACACATGATGATCCACACTGGCGATAAGAACCACGAATGCGAAGTGTGCGGGCGGAGGTTCACCAGGAGTACAAACTTGAAGGTGCACAAGAGGATCCACACGGGAGAGACGCCGCATGTTTGTAATGTCTGCGGGAAAGGTTTCATACAAGCTCATTGCCTTCGAACGCATATGAATACTCATGCGGCAGATGTCGCAACACCATTAGTACAATAA
- the Mesh1 gene encoding guanosine-3',5'-bis(diphosphate) 3'-pyrophosphohydrolase MESH1 → MKLQVQAMTSAASVAEELLKCTNFAAEKHKNQRRKNPDKTPYINHPIGVAYILTNEAKISDLAVLQAALLHDTVEDTDTTFEEIEMIFGKSVRGIVEEVTDDKTLPKHERKRLQIEHAPGSSKEAKLVKLADKLYNLRDLEACTPEGWSEQRVQEYFEWSKKVVEGLRGTNRSMERSLDQIFLRRNVLQ, encoded by the exons AT GAAGTTGCAAGTCCAGGCGATGACGTCTGCCGCTTCAGTGGCTGAAGAACTGTTGAAATGTACCAATTTCGCCGCTGAGAAACATAAAAATCAACGTCGAAAAAATCCGGACAAGACGCCTTACATTAACCATCCGATTGGAGTGGCATATATTTTAACCAACGAGGCCAAAATCAGCGACCTCGCAGTTTTGCAAGCTGCGCTTCTGCACGATACGGTTGAAGACACCGATACAACATTTGAAGAGATTGAAATGATATTTGGGAAGAGTGTCAGAGGAATAGTTGAAGAAGTGACAGATGACAAAACACTGCCTAAACACGAGAGGAAACGGTTACAAATTGAGCACGCTCCGGGATCTTCCAAGGAGGCTAAACTCGTGAAGTTGGCAGACAAATTGTACAATCTACGTGACTTGGAAGCTTGTACTCCGGAAGGTTGGTCCGAGCAAAGGGTTCAAGAGTATTTTGAGTGGAGCAAGAAAGTGGTTGAAGGTTTGAGAGGCACAAATCGAAGCATGGAGCGAAGTTtggatcaaatttttttaaggaGGAACGTTCTGCAgtag
- the LOC138141275 gene encoding RNA-binding protein 48-like — MKEVKHHKQHNLCQTRPAYRQGRRLTAIKSYTVSSESQHLFIYGVPKINLHSELKSLCSKYGKIIKMHLVADHKTEIFTECFHVVYEKIEIARKAKRMLDNRSFYGGILHVCYTPEYESVEETRNKLQLRNQSILQYKS, encoded by the coding sequence ATGAAGGAAGTCAAACATCATAAGCAACATAATCTGTGTCAGACAAGACCTGCATACAGACAAGGTAGGAGATTAACTGCTATCAAGTCATACACAGTTAGTTCAGAGtcacaacatttatttatatatgGAGTACCAAAAATCAACTTGCACAGTGAACTAAAAAGTTTATGTTCAAAGTATggaaaaatcataaaaatgCATTTAGTAGCAGACCacaaaactgaaattttcaCTGAATGCTTTCATGTagtttatgaaaaaattgaaatagcaAGAAAGGCAAAACGAATGTTGGACAACAGATCCTTTTATGGTGGCATTTTACACGTCTGTTACACTCCTGAATATGAATCAGTGGAAGAAACAAGAAATAAACTCCAGTTACGAAATCAGAGTATATTACAGTACAAGAGTTGA